One genomic region from Devosia neptuniae encodes:
- a CDS encoding SDR family oxidoreductase: MNITGNTILITGGGSGIGRALAEAFLERGNEVIVTGRSRDKLEAVESANPGIHSYQLDVDDPAAISAFSRQVVQDFPALNILINNAGIMRAESIQDGSTVTAEATITTNLLGPIRLTTALLPHLMSRPDAAVLTVSSGLAFLPRGDFPAYCATKAAIHSYSQTLRVQLRGTSVQVIELVPPYVQTELTGSQQASDPNAMPLADYISQTMALLERRGDEDEILVERVHFQRFAEREGRYAESFARLNR; this comes from the coding sequence ATGAACATCACGGGCAATACGATACTCATCACCGGCGGCGGCAGCGGGATCGGCCGCGCCCTTGCAGAAGCATTCCTTGAAAGAGGCAATGAGGTCATCGTCACAGGGCGCAGCCGGGACAAGCTCGAGGCTGTCGAAAGCGCCAATCCCGGCATCCACAGCTACCAACTCGACGTCGACGATCCGGCGGCAATCAGCGCCTTTTCGCGTCAGGTGGTGCAAGACTTTCCCGCCCTCAACATTCTGATCAACAACGCCGGCATCATGCGCGCGGAATCCATCCAAGACGGCTCCACGGTCACCGCAGAAGCGACGATCACAACCAATCTGCTTGGGCCGATCCGGCTTACAACCGCTTTGCTCCCTCACTTGATGTCGCGTCCGGATGCTGCCGTTTTGACGGTTTCATCGGGGCTGGCTTTCCTGCCACGAGGGGACTTTCCGGCTTATTGCGCTACCAAGGCAGCCATTCACTCCTACAGCCAGACGCTACGCGTGCAGTTGCGTGGCACTTCGGTGCAGGTCATCGAATTGGTGCCCCCCTATGTTCAGACCGAGTTGACCGGATCGCAGCAGGCCAGCGATCCCAATGCCATGCCTCTCGCCGACTACATTTCCCAAACCATGGCCCTGCTCGAACGGCGAGGTGATGAGGATGAAATCCTCGTTGAGCGCGTGCATTTCCAACGCTTCGCCGAGCGCGAAGGCCGGTACGCCGAGTCATTTGCTCGCCTGAACAGGTAG
- a CDS encoding nuclear transport factor 2 family protein yields MKLPQAIAAYFEADRRSDNDALIASFAPDAVVFDEGAKHKGHAEILSWLLASKAKYANLVSEPVDQTIDGDRVVVRSRVSGDFPNSPAMLDYTFTLAGDWITSLEIH; encoded by the coding sequence ATGAAACTTCCACAAGCTATAGCCGCCTATTTCGAGGCCGACCGCAGATCCGACAATGATGCTCTCATTGCCAGTTTCGCGCCTGACGCCGTAGTTTTCGACGAAGGCGCCAAGCACAAGGGCCACGCGGAAATTCTATCATGGCTGCTCGCGTCCAAAGCCAAATACGCCAATCTTGTCTCTGAACCGGTTGACCAGACGATCGATGGTGACAGGGTCGTCGTACGCAGCAGGGTCAGCGGAGATTTTCCCAATAGTCCAGCGATGCTCGACTATACGTTCACGCTGGCCGGCGACTGGATCACCTCCCTGGAGATCCACTGA
- a CDS encoding SDR family oxidoreductase, whose product MENFLNLDGKRVLVTSGTRGAGAATVALFRELGARILTAARTKPDVLPAELFVAADLATAAGCQTVVEAVHQRLGGVDIIINMLGGSSSPAGGFAALNDMQWRKEFDLNLYPAVRLDRALLPGMIAQGSGVVIHVTSIQNRLPLADATTAYAAAKAALSTYSKSLSKEVSPKGVRVVRVSPGWIAGEASNDLATRLAKEAGTDYAGGVKLIMDSLGGIPLGRPVEADEVASLIAFLASDRAASITGTEHVIDGGTIPTA is encoded by the coding sequence ATGGAAAATTTCCTCAATCTGGACGGAAAGCGCGTGCTCGTCACATCAGGCACGCGCGGCGCGGGCGCAGCGACCGTTGCCCTGTTCCGGGAGCTCGGAGCGCGCATCCTGACCGCGGCACGGACCAAGCCCGATGTCTTGCCCGCAGAGCTATTTGTGGCGGCCGACCTGGCCACCGCGGCGGGATGCCAGACGGTTGTCGAAGCCGTTCACCAGCGGCTGGGCGGCGTTGATATCATCATCAACATGCTGGGAGGCTCGTCTTCACCTGCTGGCGGGTTCGCCGCCCTAAACGACATGCAATGGCGCAAGGAGTTTGATCTCAACCTGTACCCAGCCGTCCGATTGGATCGCGCGCTATTGCCAGGTATGATTGCCCAGGGCAGCGGTGTAGTTATTCACGTGACCTCAATCCAGAACCGCCTGCCTTTGGCAGATGCCACGACCGCCTATGCCGCAGCTAAAGCGGCGCTGTCGACCTATAGTAAAAGCCTGTCCAAGGAGGTTTCGCCCAAGGGCGTGCGTGTGGTGCGCGTTTCGCCAGGCTGGATCGCAGGCGAAGCGTCAAATGATCTGGCTACCCGTCTCGCCAAGGAGGCGGGTACGGACTATGCCGGGGGCGTCAAGCTGATCATGGACTCGCTGGGCGGCATTCCCCTTGGCCGGCCAGTCGAGGCAGACGAAGTTGCCAGTCTGATCGCTTTCCTCGCCTCAGATCGCGCAGCATCAATCACAGGCACGGAGCACGTGATCGATGGCGGTACGATCCCGACTGCGTAG
- a CDS encoding AraC family transcriptional regulator, translating into MLDDLARKVLAYADARGLGDEPSKTNVPGLNVSRQRSATELAPVLYEPIFCLVLQGAKQALQGQRVVDFPKGHSIIVGIDLPTGARVVEASPTQPYVALALKLDMALIRELSGEPRSGGAGDSDVVAIMAAEADEAIVEAMGRLFALVDKPAALPVLHPLVMREIHYWLLCASHGALLRALAQADSHASRIAQAVGAIREGFEQPIVVANLASAVGMSVSAFHLHFKAITGTTPLQYQKRLRLIEARRLMQAERQSVSTAAFSVGYESPTQFSREYTRMFGIPPVRHARGTWHSSMGISGT; encoded by the coding sequence ATGCTCGACGATCTCGCCCGCAAGGTGCTGGCCTATGCCGATGCCCGTGGCCTCGGCGACGAGCCCAGCAAGACGAACGTTCCAGGTTTGAACGTGTCGCGCCAAAGGAGCGCTACCGAACTGGCGCCGGTCCTATACGAGCCCATCTTCTGCCTGGTCCTGCAGGGCGCCAAACAGGCCCTGCAGGGACAGCGAGTGGTCGACTTTCCAAAGGGGCATTCAATCATCGTCGGCATCGATCTTCCAACAGGTGCCCGCGTCGTCGAGGCGTCCCCAACGCAGCCCTATGTGGCTTTGGCACTCAAGCTCGACATGGCCCTTATTCGGGAACTATCCGGCGAACCGCGGAGCGGCGGAGCTGGCGACAGCGACGTTGTGGCGATAATGGCGGCGGAGGCCGACGAAGCGATCGTCGAGGCGATGGGACGGCTTTTTGCGCTTGTCGACAAGCCGGCGGCTTTGCCAGTTTTGCACCCGCTAGTCATGCGCGAAATCCACTACTGGCTGCTTTGCGCTAGTCATGGCGCGCTGCTCCGCGCCCTGGCGCAGGCTGATAGCCATGCGTCAAGGATCGCGCAGGCCGTTGGTGCCATTCGTGAGGGTTTTGAGCAGCCCATTGTAGTCGCTAACCTTGCTAGTGCCGTCGGGATGAGCGTCTCGGCCTTCCACTTGCACTTCAAGGCCATCACCGGGACTACGCCGCTGCAATATCAGAAGCGCCTGCGACTGATCGAGGCGAGGCGCCTCATGCAGGCCGAACGCCAGTCGGTCTCCACGGCTGCATTCAGCGTTGGCTACGAGAGCCCGACCCAATTCTCGCGGGAGTATACGCGCATGTTTGGGATCCCACCGGTCCGGCATGCGCGGGGAACATGGCATTCCTCAATGGGAATCAGCGGTACCTAA
- a CDS encoding type II toxin-antitoxin system VapB family antitoxin produces MAAPQLSVRSSKARDLAHRLARRENRSIADIVERALESYEVREAGREPASAFYMRLAAQSGTDIDLEAVIREHRRPHRGVDL; encoded by the coding sequence ATGGCTGCACCACAACTCTCTGTCCGAAGCTCCAAAGCGCGTGATCTCGCTCATCGGCTGGCCCGACGTGAAAATCGCTCGATTGCCGATATTGTCGAGCGGGCGCTCGAATCCTATGAGGTGCGCGAAGCAGGTCGCGAGCCGGCATCGGCGTTCTATATGCGACTGGCGGCTCAATCCGGCACAGACATCGATCTCGAAGCCGTCATTCGCGAACATCGTCGTCCTCATCGGGGCGTCGATCTTTGA
- a CDS encoding nucleotidyltransferase and HEPN domain-containing protein produces the protein MKISLDHLPESKQRNVARIVEIIHEEFDDALKEAKSEAKRRGRILKIILFGSYAKGTWVDEPHTMKGYRSDFDILVIVNESRFAGFEYWDRATDRLNREPTIGVPIGLIVHSGREVNNALRNAQYFFTDIRKEGILLYEMDNRELAEPGILTPQQALDVAREQYTQRFEAALNFLKLAKYSMADGMLNPAAFLLHQSLEQAYSAVLLVLTNYSPPSHNLKFLRMLAEDRDRRLIEAWPRDQHRHNAWFNVLNEAYVKARYSKHYEISEDALKWLMDRTEHLHALVRTVCEERLKSLEQVALADARL, from the coding sequence TTGAAGATCAGCCTCGATCACCTTCCCGAAAGCAAGCAGCGCAATGTGGCGCGCATCGTCGAGATCATCCACGAGGAGTTCGATGACGCGCTTAAGGAAGCCAAGTCGGAGGCTAAGCGCCGCGGGCGCATTCTAAAGATCATCCTGTTTGGATCGTATGCCAAGGGCACCTGGGTCGATGAGCCCCACACTATGAAGGGGTATCGCTCGGATTTCGACATTTTAGTGATCGTGAACGAGAGCCGTTTTGCGGGATTTGAATACTGGGATCGGGCCACAGACCGGCTAAATCGCGAGCCCACGATCGGCGTGCCGATAGGCCTGATCGTGCACTCGGGTCGCGAAGTGAACAATGCCCTGCGCAATGCGCAGTACTTTTTCACGGACATCCGCAAAGAAGGCATCCTGCTCTATGAGATGGATAATCGGGAACTCGCTGAGCCCGGTATTCTTACACCGCAACAGGCATTGGATGTTGCTCGCGAGCAATACACTCAACGTTTTGAAGCCGCGCTCAATTTTCTAAAACTAGCGAAATATTCGATGGCGGATGGCATGCTTAACCCAGCGGCCTTTCTACTTCATCAATCGCTCGAACAAGCCTACTCCGCCGTGCTGTTGGTGCTGACGAATTACAGTCCTCCATCACATAACCTGAAATTCCTGCGCATGCTCGCCGAGGATCGTGACCGTCGCCTCATTGAGGCCTGGCCACGCGACCAGCACCGCCATAATGCCTGGTTCAACGTTCTCAATGAAGCCTACGTCAAAGCCCGCTATTCCAAGCACTATGAGATCAGCGAAGATGCGCTGAAATGGCTCATGGATCGGACCGAGCACCTGCACGCGCTTGTCCGGACAGTGTGCGAGGAACGCTTGAAAAGCTTGGAGCAAGTGGCCTTAGCTGACGCCAGGTTGTAA
- a CDS encoding LysR family transcriptional regulator, which produces MFRASLTDLNAVIAVSRRGSFRAAAIELGLSSTAFSHTIARLEAELGVRLFNRTTRSVSLTDAGRTFVERVSPALQDIAGAMAEVGAQRQTPSGVLRINAAVTAAREILSPLVLEFLRRFPDVEVDLVTEGRLVDIVAEGFDLGIRVENLVPNDMIAVSLGRPQRFAVVGSPAYFARYSIPQTPADLLGHRCVRVRLPNGALYRWQFEKQGESVQIDVRGPITLDEGTLSRQTALEGVGLIFIHEHAVLEDIEAGRLIRVLQDWTPSLPKLAIYYPGRRNLSAGMRAFISLAKELATKRSERADALA; this is translated from the coding sequence ATGTTTCGTGCGAGCTTAACGGACCTGAACGCGGTGATCGCTGTTTCACGGCGGGGTTCATTCCGGGCTGCGGCTATTGAGCTGGGTCTGTCCAGCACCGCTTTCAGCCATACCATCGCCCGTCTCGAGGCCGAGCTTGGCGTTCGCCTGTTCAACCGGACCACCCGCAGCGTGTCGCTGACGGATGCCGGGCGCACGTTCGTTGAACGGGTCAGTCCGGCCCTTCAGGACATTGCGGGTGCGATGGCCGAGGTAGGGGCGCAGCGACAGACCCCTTCAGGCGTCTTGCGCATCAATGCGGCAGTCACAGCCGCGCGCGAAATTTTGTCGCCGCTCGTTCTCGAATTCCTGCGACGTTTTCCGGATGTGGAGGTTGACTTGGTTACGGAGGGGCGTCTGGTAGACATCGTCGCTGAAGGATTTGACCTGGGGATACGGGTGGAAAATCTGGTGCCGAACGACATGATAGCCGTCTCACTGGGCCGCCCGCAGCGCTTTGCCGTGGTAGGATCGCCGGCCTATTTCGCGCGGTACTCCATACCTCAAACGCCGGCCGACCTGCTGGGGCATCGCTGCGTTAGAGTTCGTCTGCCCAATGGCGCGCTCTATCGTTGGCAATTTGAGAAACAAGGCGAAAGCGTACAAATCGACGTCCGAGGACCGATCACCTTGGACGAAGGAACTCTGTCACGACAAACGGCGCTCGAAGGGGTTGGTCTTATCTTTATCCATGAACATGCTGTGCTTGAGGATATAGAGGCCGGCAGACTGATCCGGGTTTTGCAGGATTGGACTCCATCTCTCCCGAAGCTTGCCATCTACTATCCCGGCCGTCGCAACCTCTCCGCCGGGATGCGCGCATTTATCTCGCTGGCCAAGGAGTTGGCGACCAAGCGATCAGAGCGTGCAGATGCCCTCGCGTGA